The Rana temporaria chromosome 13, aRanTem1.1, whole genome shotgun sequence genome has a window encoding:
- the NIT1 gene encoding deaminated glutathione amidase, which yields MRVGWRLWGALRRTMSGSSAHNPLIAVCQVTSTANKEENLSACSALIREASARNAAMVFLPEAFDYIGGSTEETLSLAESLEGALIQQYSALARECRLWLSLGGFHEKGPNWEKDRRISNSHLLLDDTGRIRSVYRKAHLFDVELQSGVSLKESSFTLPGMELAPPVCTPVGKVGLAVCYDLRFPEMSLALSREGAEILTYPSAFTVTTGLAHWEVLLRARAIENQCYVVAAAQTGSHNPRRASYGHAMVVDPWGAVVAQCRDGPGVCYAEIDLPYLHRVRREMPVQGHRRADLYGAAGKKSPELREAAGSEIG from the exons ATGAGGGTCGGCTGGCGGCTGTGGGGGGCGCTGAGGAG AACAATGTCGGGGAGCTCCGCCCACAATCCGCTGATCGCCGTCTGTCAGGTGACTTCCACCGCCAACAAGGAGGAGAACCTCTCTGCCTGCTCCGCCCTCATCCGGGAGGCCTCCGCCCGCAACGCCGCCATGGTCTTCCTCCCCGAGGCCTTCGACTACATCGGGGGGAGCACCGAGGAGACGCTGAGCCTGGCCGAGAGCCTGGAGGGGGCGCTCATCCAACAATACTCCGCCCTGGCCAG ggagTGCCGCCTCTGGCTGTCTCTGGGTGGATTCCATGAGAAGGGTCCCAACTGGGAGAAAGACCGCAGGATCTCCAACTCCCACCTCCTCCTGGATGACACAG GACGCATTCGGTCCGTCTACCGCAAGGCTCACCTGTTCGATGTGGAGCTACAGAGCGGGGTGTCACTGAAGGAGAGCAGTTTCACCCTCCCGGGGATGGAGCTGGCGCCCCCTGTCTGCACTCCGGTGGGAAAG GTCGGCCTCGCCGTCTGCTACGACCTTCGCTTTCCGGAGATGTCGCTGGCGCTGTCCCGGGAAGGAGCGGAAATCCTCACCTACCCCTCTGCCTTCACCGTCACCACAGGGCTGGCGCACTGGGAG GTGCTGCTGAGGGCCCGAGCCATAGAGAACCAGTGTTACGTGGTGGCGGCGGCACAGACCGGCAGCCACAACCCGCGCAGGGCTTCTTACGGCCACGCCATGGTGGTGGACCCATGGGGCGCGGTTGTGGCGCAGTGCAGGGACGGACCCGGTGTGTGCTACGCAGAGATCGACCTGCCTTACCTCCACCGCGTGCGGCGAGAGATGCCGGTGCAGGGTCACCGCAGGGCCGACCTGTACGGCGCCGCCGGCAAGAAGAGTCCAGAACTGAGGGAGGCGGCGGGATCGGAGATCGGCTGA
- the PFDN2 gene encoding prefoldin subunit 2: protein MASAAAKQIAAEQVVAGFNRMRQEQRGLASKAAELEMELSEHTLVIDTLREVDQGRKCYRMVGGVLVERTVKEVLPALENNKDQINKIIETLTTQLQTKGRELNEYREKHNIRLMGEDDQKQPPKDGDGSGAKSSSAGVLVS from the exons ATGGCGAGTGCGGCGGCTAAGCAGATCGCTGCGGAGCAG gTGGTGGCGGGGTTCAATCGCATGCGGCAGGAGCAGAGGGGTTTGGCCTCCAAAGCGGCGGAGCTGGAGATGGAGCTGAGCGAACACAC ttTGGTGATTGACACCCTGCGGGAGGTGGACCAGGGCAGGAAGTGTTACCGGATGGTCGGGGGCGTCCTGGTGGAGCGGACGGTGAAGGAGGTGCTGCCGGCATTGGAGAACAACAAGGACCAG ATCAACAAAATCATCGAGACGCTGACCACGCAGCTGCAGACGAAGGGGCGGGAGCTGAACGAGTATCGGGAGAAGCACAACATCCGCCTGATGGGCGAGGACGACCAGAAGCAGCCGCCCAAAGACGGCGACGGCTCCGGGGCCAAGAGCAGCTCGGCCGGCGTCCTggtctcctga
- the KLHDC9 gene encoding LOW QUALITY PROTEIN: kelch domain-containing protein 9 (The sequence of the model RefSeq protein was modified relative to this genomic sequence to represent the inferred CDS: inserted 1 base in 1 codon): MTASHWTWTPVAQDAQFARAFHTCTPTRGKLYLYGGVRSGDSKGPPLGDLVIFDPEQKSSVNSSVPPVVSRRSHHDAVPLGERWLCVVGGWDGSQRLSSILGYDTETTEWATWTGEASSNPPVGLSSHTCTKISDNELCVVGREGGLRTQRRYSSVYTLRLNAGSKTYMYKEEDWHTASRSGHSAVLLRSDTKKAGYSLYVFGGRESSTVDVVGHWSRDKVQENTEPCPRLTEQLAXGAKRVEPKGLRHHSCSVVGPFVVVFGGETPSRARDAICNDLYVGDTRSSPMSWFQFPGFNPQHKRVGHRTCLLNDRLYLVGGFGADDKTPSPEICMLDISL; this comes from the exons ATGACAGCCTCTCATTGGACCTGGACTCCGGTGGCTCAGGATGCCCAGTTCGCCCGCGCATTCCACACCTGTACTCCCACCCGGGGAAAACTCTACCTATACGGCGGGGTCAGATCAGGGGACTCCAAAGGACCTCCACTTGGTGATCTGGTAATCTTTGACCCTGAGCAGAAATCATCAGTCAATAGCAGCGTGCCGCCGGTTGTTTCCCGGAGGAGCCACCATGACGCTGTCCCGTTGGGGGAGAGGTGGCTGTGCGtggtggggggctgggatggCTCGCAGCGCCTATCCTCCATCCTCGGTTATGACACAGAGACCACAGAGTGGGCGACGTGGACAGGTGAAGCCTCCAGCAACCCTCCGGTGGGGCTGAGCAGCCACACGTGTACCAAGATTTCGGACAATGAGCTCTGCGTAGTCGGCAGGGAGGGAGGACTGCGGACACAGAGGCGGTACTCTAGCGTGTATACTCTGCGGTTGAACGCCGGCTCCAAGACCTACAT GTACAAGGAGGAGGATTGGCACACCGCGTCTCGGTCTGGGCATTCCGCCGTTCTCTTGAGAAGCGACACAAAGAAAGCTGGATATTCCCTCTATGTGTTTGGTGGGCGGGAGTCGTCTACGGTTGATGTGGTTGGACACTGGAGCAGAGACAAAGTTCAG GAGAACACAGAGCCCTGTCCCCGACTTACGGAGCAGCTAG AGGGGGCAAAACGTGTCGAGCCCAAGGGTCTGAGGCACCATTCGTGTTCCGTGGTTGGCCCCTTTGTGGTTGTATTCGGCGGAGAGACTCCTTCCAGGGCCCGAGATGCCATTTGCAATGACCTCTATGTGGGAGACACAC gTTCCTCCCCCATGTCATGGTTCCAATTCCCAGGCTTCAATCCCCAACACAAGAGAGTCGGCCATCGGACCTGCCTACTAAATGACCGCCTCTACTTGGTGGGCGGATTCGGCGCAGACGACAAGACGCCAAGTCCTGAGATTTGCATGCTGGATATCAGTTTATGA